Within Haematobia irritans isolate KBUSLIRL chromosome 2, ASM5000362v1, whole genome shotgun sequence, the genomic segment tttctatattgtCTTTTATCATTTGCAAAAATAGTTACCACTAGCACATTTAAAACTAAAACTGTCATTGACCTTCTGGATTATATTCTAGTAACCAAGGATAATAAATGCTATTGTAATGTCAAGAAAGAAAAGAAatctttttctcaaaaatatgaTCCTCAGTGTAGTAAAACTACTGCCGCTACACACACACATCAGCCATGCGATATAAACGTGAACTACAATGTAAAACTGGAATTTTTCCAGACCATTTGCAAAAAAATGCTTTAATAGTCATGAATGGATCTACAGAATACCGAAATAAGTAGATACAGtacatatagaaatatttttgcaacaacGCATCTTTCCCATACTGCAAGTGGAAATATCCTCATTGAGGTGTTACGCACTTACTTAACAGCGCAAATAAGAGAGAGATATCAAAGTCAGtcttaaatttatattaatagcAAGGGCGAACAAAAGAGTCTGTTGGCAATCATCAATGAAAGTGAAGTTTCATCTTTGGGAACTTCACAGAAATGTGATAAATGCCTGATACATGCGATTAGGGAAACAATGGCATGAATTATCCTACAACAAGCCAATTATAAACTTTCCACTAATTATgggataaaataaaacaattaatcCGTCTGTGATTAATACATGCTACTATGCACATAATTAGTGGCAATGATGAGTTAGGTGGCTAGTTGACTGGATGGGTAACTGACATTGAACACCAATTCATTAAAGATAAGAAAAGGTTCATTGTTGACTATAGTGAAATGTAAATTTATAGGACTGTTGAAGCGAGTTAATCAGCACATGTTTTGTTTATTAGTTGTGAATTGTTTATGAAGatggcaaaaaattgaaaacaatcaAATTTTCTCCATGGAAAGCTAAATTTTATGAACACTGGGATGACATTCGCTAAAAGAAATTGTACAGCTCAAGAGAGTTCGTTCTCCAAAATAGATTAAGACAGAATAAATATTCCGAGGCCAGGACTGGCGATCAAGGATTACTTTCTAAATACGATTTGCCTCAAACTTGATGCATTTCTCTTATATCAAAATAAGGGACATGCTTCCTTTAGAAGAGGTCGAGCTGCGTGACATAAAATGTgcgaaacaaaattgaaatgagcCCTAATATAAATAAGATGTAATTTCGAGATCAAGACTATTTCAACAGTTCTTTAAAGTTAAGTAGGGCCAGAAACTTCAGAATAATACAAAAGACTTAAGGCGCAAACGTAAATTACAATATACACCAGCCATCGAAAGACTTAAGCGCCATACGGAAAATTATCTTCCGTATGaaaagacttaagcaacaaactaaaaaaatatttttttttacaaaactgtaATCGATAAAGAAATTATTCTTGAATTTCTATATTTACCAATGATTGAGCAGAGAAGGAGAAAATCGAACCAGAAGATATGTATACATGTACTTAGCTTCCAACAAATACTCGCCATCAAATCTAACGCACACCAAACACTCTCTCTTTTCGCTGATAATGGACATTTAGCCAATGTTTGTATGGCCAGCATGCATTTGTAAATCGATCGGTCCATACAGTCTAACAGGTACTGCATTGTGGAGAATATACTTATTTTATTCTTAACAGTGAAAAGGAAAGCACACGCTTTCagtgaaaatattaatttgtcGTCAATAGTGATTTGCCCCTCTATTatctttaaattgaaaacagCTTCAAGGATTAAATAAAGTATATTCCTGGACATATATAAAGTATAATTCATGAAATATCCATAATAATTTATAATGCAATgaattgaataaacgaaaattaaaaactaataatGTCAAGATAATTGCTACCAAATCAGGTACaagatataaaaattcaaagacACAAAAAATGCCCCATGGTAAACTAGCTACAACATATAACCTCCATCTAAATACAACAAGGAGCCGAACGAAGAAAGTGTTTTCAAAGAGAACTAATCATCACATCGACAAGGAACAACAACAAACCCAATACTACCTGCCCCATCGATATTTCCATATGCATTATGGACATAAAGGCGGCGGCAGCCTTCAACTAAAATGCATAACAATACTGATGATACCGTGGATGACTGCAGTAGTTGTTGCGGCGCCGCCTCATGTGGCTAGTGTTGATAATAAACTCAATCGTGCCGCTTGGCCTCCAATGAAACATCATGATATTTGGAACGATGATACACAGGAATTTCAGTCCACTGAAAAGCATGAAGGTGCTGatgattatgaaatttatggcGATGGGCCTCAAAATATCAACAACTACATTGAAACGATTAACGATGAATCCATCCAAACAACAAGGAACTTTGATTGGAATCGTTATTCTTTAGTAAATTCCAATTCTACTAATATTACAGAATATACCAATTTTAAAAGGCAGAATAAAGGTGAGGATCTTTGTATATTTGGAGGTAATAAAATACGAAAGTAGTATGATAATGAGGAAATATGTAGAATCATAAAAATGAAGTTGAAACGCTGTtgctttattaaattttttggaaatgttcAATCTATCCTATAGTTTTTTACGTGCGACGTCAATAAACATTATAGAAGTTTGCTCTAAACGGTTAACATTAAAAATCGATTAAAAGTAGTTTTGTCGAATATgaaatcgactttttgtaaaataaaaatgattcaaatcGCACATATGTTCAACACATTCTGCACAGAGATTTTTCGATGGTTTTAAAACCATTTACCTAACCATCAAATTGACCTCGTAAAAGTATCTTAGTCTTCTTATGGGTGACACTTTTGTAATCGCCTTTTAGATACTTAATGTCATTAAGGCtgcttttttatatatttaatttcatatcCAAAGTGATTCATTTATTCCCTGTGCCCGTTGATGGAGAATGCTTGTCGAACGATGGCCGCAGAACAGGGACATGTTTTAATGCCTATGAATGTCGCAGTAAAGGTGGACAGGCCAAAGGTGAATGTGCCCATGGATTTGGAGTGTGTTGTATATGTGAGTATGAATCCAGCCAATACACAATAGATGGTTTATTTTGTTCTATATTTCTGCAGATATCGCCAGTTGTAATGAGACAATTAGTAATAATATCACCTATCTTGTCTCACCAAGTTTTCCAAGCTTTATGCCAAACAACGTAacaaattgtaaattaaaaattaaattgatgagTGATGATATTAGTCAGTTGCGCTtcgatttttatcattttattctTGGTCAACCTAATCGCCGAACGGGAGCATGTGATGGCGATGTGTTTAACATATCCGGTGGTCCAGGTGGAACATTTTCCCTCTGTGGTCAAAATAGTGGACAACATGGTAAGACGAATTGATCAAGTCATGGTgttgtttatattaaatttaatactgATATGGATTTTAGTTTATTATGATGTTGGCGGTCGTATGGTTCCAAGACAAACCCTTTATGGGTCTTTAAGACCATTACGGTATGAGGATTTATATCCAGGACGAAATGCAACTGGTGAAGTTGGCATGGAAATCGAAATATCATTGAGCTTTGCTCCAAGATTTCTTCCCACTCGACTTTGGGAAATTCGTATTGCTCAAATACCATTCAGTCAGAGAGCTCCTGCTGGTTGTTTGCAGTATTTTACAGGCGCAGAAGGTGTCTTTCAGGTATGTATTGTGGTgaatgttataccctccataacTTTTACACATAGGAAACTCATGCTTAGAGATTATTGCACTATCGTAGAGACAAGGATAGGTTAAGATATAGAGGATGAAACAAGGTCAAGGTCTTCCACCTAGAAGCCCTGATGACAACGTGTACATTCCTCAGAccacacacccagaaaaaagtgaccccttctttaagttaaaatgaactaattgtgatgaaagttgaacttcgtatagcgccaaagacatttttatttttttgaacgatgtgattttcgttgaaattaggtagaatgtatcccatatattagttaacattttcctatatttatgtaccactatactacagaatgatcaaatttaactgaattgaattcatatatgaatgattttattgaacttttttcattcatttggacaaatcttacatatttgtggtaaacctttttacttcaaacttagaactgcttcgtttttaaatacaattgtatttatttatataggtaattttttcttcaataaaatacacgttttattaatatattaaatatatttattaagaatcaacagcatcgactggccttgaaatattagtttattattccactatttccaatttccatgtaatgtcatcaactgtaaaacgcgtttttccttcttcttgtacctttcacttttaataagttgctgcgtaacgagtttgtcctccttttacaatttcaatacctaaactcaaaaaaaagtgaactctctatttcactaaagccaatttaactttattttagttcatggaattattatgtttggagaaagtttcctttacaataataattttttgtttacgttagttaaattaactaaaaccgaggaaaaaaatgaactcaaatgaagcataatgattaactaaattcataccttccacaaaatagttcagaatttctttaaatttgtaaattttaccaaaaatgcgtccatcatgaacttcgtatatcactaaagacattcttgcaattttgaactccaagtttttccttcaaactacaaaattttctttaacaagtgaaaaaacttagttatgtctaataaattttcttgaatttgtcgaaaaatatttacttatttttatgacatgggcgtgatgccaacgtttgtaatactgtttagttaaaattttctacaaatgttcaaaattttctaaaattaaccgaaacttttcttcctggtgggttcactgttttttcagtgtacaaataaaaaaatcataaaccaattttttcacaaaaggttagcgtcactgaatgttacctgttaattgaagattccaaaatgaagacgaatgaaggggttgttgttctgttttctttctttatacaccatcacgaacatagtTTTTTCTCaccaatttaaaataacaaatattttatatattttatttattatattattttttaaaaatccctccgtataccataacaacgcgattccaactaaaaaaacaacccacgcgaaaACAtaccgattacatcgatgacagttatcgattacaggtagataaaagaaatataggaaaatttcctatattctaacaagtgtgtctccttaagttttaaaaggattgaatacttcttagtatgaatgaactaaaatatttttctatgccaagtgttattcgtatgtatgataagctttctataataaaggaagtcagaattatcattttataagaaattttactaaatttgaggaaacttggttttagttcatattttgtttatttttacgaatgctttgttatcagtgaataaaattttcttgttcagtagtaaattcttatacccagcgaagaaaacagtattagtaaaattccttgctttattctagttaatgaactattcctaactgctttaagtttaggatttttttactgaagcaagtaaattttattattttaaacaaaaatttaacttaatggaattaaattggctaaactaaattgatgaacattttttcctttagttccgtaggcacttttttcttggtGCAGACTCGCAAATCGGAAAGTACGAAAATTCCAGGCGGTAATTTTCTTTCACCTTCCTGGGATGTTTCATTACCGAACGTTATAAGTTTTAACTAGTGAACAGCCTAAATATACCTAAAACGATCCTATTTGTAATTTCAGACTTTTAACTTTGCTGATAATGGACGACATCTGGCAAATCAGAATTATCGAATTTGTATGAGACAAGAGATGGAAATGTGTTCCATTGTCTATCAACCCTGTGATGATCAATCATTTCGCATTGGTCCTAGTTCTCCGACGAGAATAATGAATTTACCGAGTAATACAGGTGTTAATAATGGAATGCCTGGTGGTGGTGCTATTGTTGGGGGCGGAAGTGTCCCAATGGGTAGTATTATGAACATGCAAATGATGGGTCCAATCATGATGAATCAACAACAAATGGAGGTTTTGTCAGATGATAATGAAGGTGTAATGGTAATAAATACGACAACCCctatgataatgatgatgtcAATGTCTACTTCGCCGTCATCAGAAATGACAACAACTCAAGCCACAAGTCCTTCAACAACCACCACTGAAAGCACATCATCTTCTACAGTGACATCAACTACACTAATGTCAAGTACTGCAACTTCGAGTACAGCAACATCGAGTTCTACAACTGAAGCATCAACTTCCACGACAGCTGCTCCCGCTGCCGATGATCCTGAGGAAAGTTCCGAAGGACCAACTACGTCATCCACAACAACAGTAGCTTCTAGTCCTACGACTACGTCAACAAGACCAACTACCACCCAAACATCCACTACCACCACCACTACCCAATCTTCTCTAGATGACGATATTGAAGGTTCCGGAGGAGATGAAGGTAGTGATACCCGATTCggttcaactccttcaaatgtaTCACGACGACCTCGACCCACAAGGGGAGGTTTTGATTTGCTCGGTTTCCTGCGAACAGCGTTTGAAATGCGCTTTCGTAAAGCTCGTCAAGGGAGGCAAATGTCGGACAGGGAGAAACGACAATTTTACAGTAATTGCCGAGATCGCATTACAATGCCTTGCATCGTTGAGGACTTCATAGGAACTGGACTGGGCCCATTGCCAGGGTGTGAGCCTGTACATTGTGGCATGCAATTCTGTTCGAATGGTATGTGGCCCTGTCGAATAGAATCAACTGTGACCCCTTTTTATGTTGGCATACATTTTGGTGATGGTACTGGAAAAGGAAGTGCTGAGGATAACATCGGAGCATGTATACGTTATCAACAAGTGCAGTGTTTATGATTGCACATGGCGATCATTGGAGTCATAACGAAACAACTTTTAAGTATTAAACTCAAAAATACTGTGCAAAATGAAAAGTCCCAGTTAAATTTCTTGAAACAAATTAAgatataggaaattggcttgcgtcacacATGTAACGTACGATACATGTATGacgcaaatttttgttttcgttgTTTTTGCATTGGAATATTTGGGTTGACCGTGTTTATGTCTACAAATTACAAAGTCAGGCTatatgtgaaaataaaaaaaacgaaaaccaaaattttcacgttgaatttatagacctatagccgaaactatgacataaaaatcataaaacttaaattaaaatcaatatataatattattaacaaacaaaaattaaatttttaatgaaacaatgttaaattttgaacaatgagTAAACACTTGTTTCAAGTTACTTCCTATTGCTAAttcctttttttacttttattttaaccTTGAACGAATGCTTGAGTCAAGGGCTGCCAATTGTCAATCTTCTCTTCtccattttttgataaaaatacataaatgTAACTGCCAGTATTTTAAAGTTCGATTTCATTCCCGCTACCACAGAATCGTAACACCGCTCagactgaaaaaatattacatAATTCCACTTGGAATGTCGGAAAATTTTCAGCAATATACTGTAATAACCACGTTTTCAgcactaattttttattttattcaaaaaacttgtaaaagctatttgttcaaagttccatttcatcctcatcgctaccacagactcgtaaatgtcactacaacaatGGCCAACTGTGATGGAAAAAGTAtggaatgtacatgaaagttttTTCCCATCCCATTAACTTGCTACTTGTAAAGCGGACCTtacacggtcggataaacactacgacagaggttcgcctatttgttcgttcaagttttacccTTACACAGCACGAACAAATAtgatgacaacatgaaaaaataagaagaaacaTAAACAAGGTAGATGTAAGAAAAGTTATGGTTGAAGccatattttactaaaaaatgaaagaaaacaataaaaattctggTATTTGTGGCAATACAATGATTCCTGAtgtaatccacatttaataaattacaaattactttatgaatttcaaaatacttcTTGCCTAGTTGTTCATGAATGGAAGTGGAATTTGTCTacgtttttgccacaattctggtttagatttatatatttcttaaatTCCCATGCAGAATTTGCTATCCATAATTAATGTCATGCAGAAATGcttgtttttttatgaaaataaatttgtttttgataatgtttggcgaacatcaccgcacaatatatgggatatgttcgacacgagcactgttgtctggaataactgatagtctgtaaagcgcatgatagacgctgcaacatgtaatttgccacttgtaactcaacatcattcttttattaatttacataaattggccgctatgtggcttcaaattacataatgaaaataaaataaaaataaaaaataaaaaatattatgttaaatgtgatgtgatagtcgtataaatgttatatttataagaatttataaatgttaaatCAAATTACTAAACATGTAAACACTCGTGTTTACTTGACCAcagtgattcttttacaactaccttaaaattcactttttctgatagtttgaaggggcttttattggcgtcgttctaaatttattaaaaaaggcacctaataattgcactcacgcCATACTTTTTTGAAGTAACTTGGCGTGATACAACTTCTCAAcactgacggcgcttttccgacgagttttgggtgtcttatatgattgttttcgacgtggtggggattctcagaagcgccgtcaaattcaaaaaatgttggcagggtattagATAGTGTTCACGATGCTCTACGTAGTATTCTAATAATGACACTACCATAATTGGCAGCACTCTGGCCGTTAACGCCGATCACTTATTTTACGATATATGAAAACATACACCGTTGTCATTTCTATCTCGACTTTGTTCTTTGGTCGCCGCAAACTTTTCCAATTGTTTTGTCCGGGGAAAAATCatgtatattttttgtaaataataactAATAAGATTTAGTTTTGCTTTGTATTCGCTAAGCTTTTGGATTACGTGAAAAATTGCCGTGAAACTAAAGCGAAGACCGGATAACATTAGTGTCTGGAGTTGCATTCAGTTTGAGGTTATGCTGAAAAAAAGCTACGCTGTCGGAGTACGCGAGAGCCATTGAGGAGAGAGAGTGCAAGAGACCGTCAACAAATATTTGTTAGTAACAGGGCAACGAAATGAATTTACCGCCGGCAGCTGGTGGAGCCCCGCCTGCTTTGGGTGGAATGGCCTTCCCTCCAGTAGTTCCTCAATTCAATATACCACCGCCTGGTTTTGGTGCTCCTCCACCGGCTGAATTGGCTGCAGCATTTGGTTCCGCCCCGCCCAACACTGAATGGACTGAACATAAGGCTCCTGATGGACGGCCATATTATTACAACAACCTTACCAAGCAAAGTTCCTGGGAGAAGCCAGAAGTACTTATGTCGCCAGCGGAGCGGTTGAAACATCAATGTCCATGGAAGGAGTATCGTTCAGATGCTGGGAAAGTCTATTACCACAACGTAACCACCAAAGAATCACGATGGGAACCTCCGCCGGAATTTTTGGAAATGCAAGCTAAAGTCAAAGCCGAAGAGTATGTACATCATAATTTAGTTGTTAGCagtattgaaaaatattgttttccttTCAGGGCCGCGGCTGCTGCTAAAGCCGTTGCTGCCATGACATCGTCCAGTTTGGCCGGTATAGTCCCTCCCGCTGCTTTGGCAAGTATTTTGCCTGCTACCTTGCCAACAGTAACGAAAATACACACGCCGGACATACATTCTCCTTTGACACCTGGTAGCAATGAAAATTCCTCCTCTGCATTGGACCAGGCTATGGCCGCAACTTTAGCGGCTATAGAAATTCCTTCATCAAATAAAGAAGATAAAGAAAGTAAGTTCTAAACCTCAACATATGTTCACCTGCTAACagtacacaattatttttttcagataaaaaagaGGCACCTGACGAAAATCGTTTAATATTCAAAGACAAAAAGGAGGCTATTGAGGCTTTCAAGGAGCTGTTAAAAGATA encodes:
- the LOC142227376 gene encoding uncharacterized protein LOC142227376; this translates as MPHGKLATTYNLHLNTTRSRTKKVFSKRTNHHIDKEQQQTQYYLPHRYFHMHYGHKGGGSLQLKCITILMIPWMTAVVVAAPPHVASVDNKLNRAAWPPMKHHDIWNDDTQEFQSTEKHEGADDYEIYGDGPQNINNYIETINDESIQTTRNFDWNRYSLVNSNSTNITEYTNFKRQNKVIHLFPVPVDGECLSNDGRRTGTCFNAYECRSKGGQAKGECAHGFGVCCIYIASCNETISNNITYLVSPSFPSFMPNNVTNCKLKIKLMSDDISQLRFDFYHFILGQPNRRTGACDGDVFNISGGPGGTFSLCGQNSGQHVYYDVGGRMVPRQTLYGSLRPLRYEDLYPGRNATGEVGMEIEISLSFAPRFLPTRLWEIRIAQIPFSQRAPAGCLQYFTGAEGVFQTFNFADNGRHLANQNYRICMRQEMEMCSIVYQPCDDQSFRIGPSSPTRIMNLPSNTGVNNGMPGGGAIVGGGSVPMGSIMNMQMMGPIMMNQQQMEVLSDDNEGVMVINTTTPMIMMMSMSTSPSSEMTTTQATSPSTTTTESTSSSTVTSTTLMSSTATSSTATSSSTTEASTSTTAAPAADDPEESSEGPTTSSTTTVASSPTTTSTRPTTTQTSTTTTTTQSSLDDDIEGSGGDEGSDTRFGSTPSNVSRRPRPTRGGFDLLGFLRTAFEMRFRKARQGRQMSDREKRQFYSNCRDRITMPCIVEDFIGTGLGPLPGCEPVHCGMQFCSNGMWPCRIESTVTPFYVGIHFGDGTGKGSAEDNIGACIRYQQVQCL